Proteins co-encoded in one Leucobacter exalbidus genomic window:
- a CDS encoding aminotransferase class I/II-fold pyridoxal phosphate-dependent enzyme: MPASTWRLRSDAWEYLRFAVKRLALAGEGEDALAQDGEVPRSLRALETIEMYWAGFGQRYVAAIGELLEAGDYKTALDRIGRVVNRLRADISDEPREEFMDAEERAERVGDADPRPRFEVLVVDETTEAERDATRAEGLRLRSAADTFIYEFVIVPSADDAVAAILTNPNILACVVRPGFTEHTRQRLSRDLAESVQIARSEVAPGSAPERTSLASVQRVLGLADTLIALRPELDLYLMAGAHIEELAGATTRRFRRIFRREDQLELHLTLLRRVSHLFDTPFFTAIQDHARRPVGVFHALPIARGGSVVSSRWIRDLADFYGLNLLLAETSATSGGLDSLLAPVRTLKKAQELAARAYGAKHTFFVTNGTSTANKIVHQALVSPNEVVMVDRNCHKSHHHAVMLTGARPAYLEAYPLNEFAFYGAVPISRIKQMLLDYRAAGRLDEVRMLTLTNSTFDGIVYDPERVMAECLAIKPDLVFLWDEAWFAFGAFHPVTRRRTAMASAQRLEQRLTTDAHAIAYREQQARLFDAEGNPASDAVWLHERLIPAPTSRVRVYATQSTHKTLTALRQGSMIHVYDQDWGREAEEPFHEAYMTHTSTSPNYQILASLDIGRRQVELEGFDLVQRQLDLATSLAQAISRHPLLRRTFRVLTAHDLIPEENREVGRPMPLRDGLSTMWEAWRTDEFVIDPSRITIEISRTGVDGDTFKHEHLMDRYGIQVNKTSRNTALFMTNIGTSRSAIAYLIEVLVKLAEKFEDTHTQRDPDHTRAITEAIDLPMPPLPDFSSFSDGYATDGVLPDGDMRAAFFRGQRRKYVEHVLPDVLWARVAAGAKPVSAGFVTPYPPGFPVLVPGQVITPEILAFMRVLDTREIHGYDPVRGYRVLLEETPAVES; encoded by the coding sequence ATGCCCGCCAGCACCTGGCGGCTGCGCAGTGACGCCTGGGAGTACCTGCGTTTCGCGGTGAAGCGGCTCGCGCTCGCTGGCGAAGGCGAAGATGCGCTCGCACAAGACGGCGAGGTGCCGCGGTCACTGCGCGCCCTCGAAACCATCGAGATGTATTGGGCGGGCTTTGGCCAGCGCTACGTTGCCGCGATCGGCGAGCTGCTCGAGGCCGGCGATTACAAAACCGCGCTCGACCGCATCGGTCGCGTCGTCAACCGGCTGCGCGCCGACATTAGCGACGAGCCGCGCGAAGAATTCATGGACGCCGAAGAGCGCGCCGAGCGCGTGGGCGACGCCGACCCGCGCCCCCGCTTCGAGGTGCTCGTGGTCGACGAGACCACCGAGGCCGAGCGCGACGCGACCCGCGCCGAGGGCCTGCGCCTGCGCTCAGCCGCCGACACCTTCATCTACGAGTTCGTGATCGTGCCGTCAGCCGATGACGCCGTCGCCGCCATTCTCACCAACCCCAACATTTTGGCGTGTGTGGTGCGCCCCGGGTTCACCGAGCACACCCGCCAGCGCCTCAGCCGCGATCTCGCCGAGTCGGTGCAGATCGCCCGCTCAGAGGTCGCCCCCGGCTCTGCCCCCGAGCGTACTTCGCTCGCGAGCGTGCAGCGCGTACTCGGCCTCGCCGACACCCTCATCGCGCTGCGCCCCGAGCTCGACCTGTACCTGATGGCTGGCGCGCACATCGAAGAGCTCGCGGGGGCCACCACCCGGCGCTTCCGCCGCATCTTCCGCCGCGAAGATCAGCTCGAGTTGCACCTCACGCTGCTGCGCCGCGTCTCGCACTTGTTCGACACTCCCTTCTTCACCGCGATTCAAGATCACGCACGCCGCCCCGTGGGTGTCTTCCACGCGCTGCCCATCGCGCGCGGTGGCTCGGTGGTATCGTCGCGCTGGATTCGTGACCTCGCCGATTTCTACGGTCTGAACCTGCTGCTTGCTGAGACAAGCGCCACCTCGGGCGGCCTCGACTCACTGCTCGCCCCGGTGCGCACCCTGAAGAAGGCGCAAGAGCTCGCGGCCCGTGCATACGGCGCCAAGCACACGTTCTTCGTCACCAACGGCACGTCGACCGCCAACAAGATCGTGCACCAGGCCCTCGTCTCACCCAACGAGGTGGTGATGGTTGACCGCAACTGCCACAAGTCACACCATCACGCCGTGATGCTCACGGGCGCACGCCCCGCCTACCTCGAGGCGTACCCGCTCAACGAGTTCGCCTTCTACGGCGCAGTGCCCATCTCACGCATCAAGCAGATGCTGCTCGATTACCGTGCCGCCGGCCGCCTCGATGAGGTACGCATGCTGACGCTCACCAACTCGACGTTTGACGGCATCGTCTACGACCCCGAGCGCGTGATGGCCGAGTGCCTCGCGATCAAGCCCGACCTCGTGTTCTTGTGGGATGAGGCGTGGTTTGCGTTTGGCGCGTTCCACCCCGTCACCCGCCGCCGCACCGCGATGGCTTCGGCGCAGCGGCTCGAGCAGCGGCTCACCACCGACGCCCACGCGATCGCATACCGCGAGCAGCAGGCCCGCCTGTTTGATGCAGAGGGCAACCCAGCTTCTGACGCCGTGTGGCTGCACGAGCGCCTCATCCCCGCGCCCACGTCACGGGTGCGCGTCTACGCCACCCAGTCGACACACAAGACACTCACCGCGCTGCGTCAGGGCTCGATGATTCACGTCTACGACCAAGACTGGGGCCGCGAGGCCGAAGAGCCGTTCCACGAGGCGTACATGACGCACACCTCCACCTCGCCGAACTACCAGATTCTCGCGTCCCTCGACATTGGCCGCCGCCAGGTCGAGCTCGAGGGCTTCGATCTGGTGCAGCGTCAGCTCGACCTCGCGACGAGCCTCGCGCAGGCGATCAGCCGCCACCCGCTGCTGCGCCGCACCTTCAGGGTGCTCACCGCGCACGACCTGATTCCCGAGGAGAACCGCGAGGTGGGCCGCCCGATGCCCCTGCGCGACGGACTCTCCACGATGTGGGAGGCCTGGCGCACCGACGAATTCGTGATCGATCCGAGTCGCATCACCATCGAGATCAGCCGCACGGGCGTCGACGGCGACACGTTCAAGCATGAGCACCTGATGGATCGCTACGGCATTCAGGTGAACAAGACGAGCCGCAACACGGCCCTGTTCATGACGAACATCGGCACCTCGCGCAGCGCCATCGCGTACCTCATCGAGGTGCTCGTGAAGCTCGCCGAGAAATTTGAGGACACGCACACGCAGCGCGACCCCGATCACACCCGCGCGATCACCGAGGCGATCGATCTGCCGATGCCCCCGCTGCCCGACTTCAGCTCGTTCTCTGACGGGTACGCGACCGATGGGGTGCTGCCCGATGGCGATATGCGCGCCGCGTTCTTCCGCGGCCAGCGCCGCAAGTACGTCGAGCATGTGCTGCCCGATGTGCTGTGGGCGCGGGTCGCCGCGGGCGCAAAGCCGGTCTCGGCCGGCTTCGTCACCCCCTATCCCCCCGGATTCCCCGTGCTCGTGCCCGGCCAGGTCATCACCCCCGAGATTCTCGCGTTCATGCGGGTGCTCGATACCCGCGAGATTCACGGCTACGACCCCGTGCGCGGCTACAGGGTGCTGCTCGAGGAGACCCCGGCGGTCGAGAGCTAG
- a CDS encoding flavin monoamine oxidase family protein, with product MESVDVVVIGAGFAGLTAARELGQAGLTVLTLEARDRIGGRTWTDHRLGHDLEMGANWIHWVQPHVWAEATRYGREITRSPSADEAYWRGSDGTPRKGTLAEFMELIGDGQQRIIDDVRSAIPRGVEPTVGEIQDLDRLSIQDRIDELELAPEAQAANESVWVGHVNAPLAQTGLSSALRWVAATGGHWQLMHEASATYRVVDGMRGFTDAIARDVRGEIRLNTVVSAVTQHGSSAIIETVAGDLVRARRVVSTLPANAIAGITFEPELPAVWRHLNAETVASQGTKVWLRAAGHLPRFFAYASQSDPISVLKAEFYCSDEAGDYTILVGFGPDHTLLDLDDLAAVQAAVDACRPGITITEVTAHDWMTDPLSLNTWMTHRPGQLTRDLAKLREPAGNVHFATTDNANLWGGFIDGAIESGLREARRIIDALR from the coding sequence ATGGAGTCAGTTGACGTCGTCGTTATCGGCGCAGGTTTTGCCGGGCTCACCGCGGCCCGCGAGCTCGGGCAGGCCGGGCTCACCGTGCTCACCCTCGAGGCGCGCGACCGCATCGGCGGCCGCACCTGGACCGACCATCGCCTCGGGCATGATCTTGAGATGGGCGCCAACTGGATCCACTGGGTGCAGCCGCATGTGTGGGCCGAGGCCACCCGCTACGGCCGCGAGATCACCCGCAGCCCCAGCGCCGATGAGGCGTACTGGCGGGGCTCCGACGGCACCCCGCGCAAGGGTACGCTTGCCGAGTTCATGGAGCTCATTGGCGACGGCCAGCAGCGCATCATCGACGATGTGCGCTCAGCTATTCCGCGCGGCGTCGAGCCCACCGTCGGTGAGATTCAAGACCTCGACCGGCTCAGCATTCAAGACCGCATCGACGAGCTCGAGCTCGCCCCCGAAGCTCAGGCCGCCAACGAGTCGGTGTGGGTGGGGCACGTCAACGCGCCCCTCGCGCAGACCGGGCTGTCGAGCGCGCTACGTTGGGTTGCGGCGACCGGCGGCCACTGGCAGCTGATGCATGAGGCGTCGGCCACCTATCGAGTGGTCGATGGGATGCGCGGTTTCACCGATGCGATCGCCCGAGACGTGCGCGGCGAGATTCGGCTCAACACCGTTGTTTCGGCGGTCACGCAGCACGGTTCGAGTGCGATCATCGAGACCGTCGCTGGCGATCTCGTGCGCGCCCGACGCGTGGTGTCGACGCTGCCCGCCAACGCAATCGCGGGGATTACGTTTGAGCCCGAGCTGCCCGCAGTGTGGCGCCACCTCAATGCCGAAACGGTGGCGTCGCAGGGCACCAAGGTGTGGCTGCGCGCGGCGGGCCACCTACCCAGGTTCTTCGCGTACGCCAGCCAGAGTGACCCGATCTCGGTGCTCAAGGCCGAGTTCTACTGCTCTGACGAGGCGGGCGATTACACGATTTTGGTGGGCTTTGGCCCCGATCACACGCTCCTCGATCTCGATGATCTCGCCGCGGTGCAGGCCGCCGTTGATGCGTGCCGCCCCGGCATCACCATCACCGAGGTCACCGCGCACGACTGGATGACCGACCCGCTGTCGCTCAACACCTGGATGACGCACCGGCCCGGCCAGCTCACCCGCGACCTCGCCAAGCTGCGCGAGCCCGCGGGCAACGTGCACTTTGCCACCACCGATAACGCCAACCTGTGGGGCGGGTTCATTGACGGCGCGATCGAGAGTGGTCTGCGCGAGGCGCGCCGCATCATCGACGCGCTGCGCTAG